AGGAGTCTGTGATACTATCAGTCAGTATATCTACCTGTTTTTCTATCTGTCCCGTCCCCACGAGTCTGTCTGGGCACGACCGCTCCCGAGCAGCTGATCCAGTCTATTGGCGTAAAGCACGCGGTTGGTTTTGCGTGGGTTACGCTTTGGGGAAACAGGGACTGTAACTACCTGCATGTCGAAGCGGATCCATCTATGATCAGAACATGATATCTCCTTGGACACATGCCAGTTAGAGATGGTTCCTGATGCCGCTTCTGTAGCCAGTGTTAGGTCGATGATCGTTCTGCTACGTCTATTCACAAAAGTGGGTTCCGATCCCACATTCATGATATTCAGATTCGTGGTCATCAGGTATTCAACAAGAAGCTTACCTCTCTCGTTTGTAACTTGCATCCCCCAGAGGACGTGGTGTGCGTTGGAGTCAGTGGCAATGATGAGCTGCAATCCGACCTCTTCGCAGTAGGTTACCAGCCTCGTCATGTCGTGTGGCGGTGGTGCATCAGCCTCTGGCATGTAGACTGAGGCGACGACCACCTCTGGCAGGCTGTGATCTTGCGCTCTATGCACTTTAATAGCGCACAGATCTCTAGAACAGAAACTCGTTAGAGCATGCGCATGTATGTTCTTGGAGATGTAGATGCAGGCCCGTGGATTATCCGGGCCCGTGTATGTGACTATCTTACCTCCTGCACTTCGGAGTCCGCATACGATGCCATTCCTGACCCACGGCTCCTGGATCAGGGCAATGGCTGTTGGGTTGACCTCCAACCATTTCCGCATCTGAGCCGTTGCGGTCACACTGTGGTGGAGGTTGGCTTGTATGAGGTTACAGATTGGGGGATTTGGGTTCGCCATCTGACGACAGCACCTCCATCTCCTCCCAATCTGACCCCCCAAGGGCCAGGTTGCCTAGGCCCGCAGCGCAAGAGCCTCCCTCCGAACCCAGAAGCAGCTCCTCCTCGTCCTCTGCTTCATGGGTCGGCTTCAGGGGGCTCGACTGCGCTTGTGGAGGAGGCTTAGGGTCAGCCGGGTGTTCCCTTGGCTTCATTCCCTTCGCCTGTTTGGAGCCGGTGGCTTCCTGTTTGGAGCCGGTGGCTTCCTCCTCGTGGCCCGTGTCCGTTGGCAGGTGCTCGGTAAATTTACCTTTCGGACCCTGAAATTTCACGTACACCGACCCTAGCATGTAGCAGAGTCGGCGCTCCCGTTCAATCAGGGTCTGCACCACGTCCTCCGGAGCACTGAAGATGAGGAACGTGTCCCCCTCTTGCCGGTCCACTTTATGGAGGAGCCAGCTGTCCACCCTTGCCCACTTGTTTTGGTAGCGCAGTGCGCGTCCCACCTTCCAGATGTCCGGCTGGTCACCCGGTAGCAGGACGCCACAGCGAACCATCCGGACTAGGTCGCACTGACGTTTTACCATCAGTCCAGTACCAGTGGACAAAGTAAACCCGCAATTGTTTTTGTGAGCCACTCAACTGTTTCGTGGTCCTCACACCACAATTTCAGGGCGCCGTTGGCAAGGATTGGTTTCCCCCTAAACTGGGGGTCCCCACTCCAGTCGATGCCTGTTTCTTGCACTGCCTGCTCGAGCAACTGCTCCTGCAGGCGTGCCTGTATTTCTGCAGAGGCCTGCGCAGTCAGGGGCTCACCGGTCGCGGCTGTTACCGCAACCAGTAGCTCCGACCGCACCGCCTCCGCGTACGAGGCTTCAGCTCCTTCCTCAAGCCTCGGCTTCTTGGACCCGCCTCTTGGCGACTGTGTGTCGTCATGGCGGGTTCTTTTAGCCGTAGCCTGAGTCGGACCTTTAGCCCCGGCTTTGCTCTGACCTTGCGTCTCGTTGCGTTGGCCTCGACCGGCTACCTGGTTGCCCTGGCTGCCTGCCGCTCCCTTCGCAAACTTGACGTTCCCTTTATTTTGGGGTTTTTCTTGGCAAGAGCTGTTGCCTCGCGCTTAGCAGCTTTCGCCGCTTTCGCCCGCTCCTTTTGACGCTGGCGCTGCTTCTTGCTCTTGCGCTTGGGCGCAGGACCGCTTCCAGCTTGGGAGGTTCCCGCACCACTAGCGCTTCCACCGCCTTGCCGGACTTGCCTTTGCCCCGGCGGTGGTCAACAAGAGTCCACGCCTCGTCAAAATGTTTAAGGTCGGCAGCTCCTCCCGTCGTCGATCCACTAGCCTCAGGTTGCCTGTTGCCGCGGAGACGTCAGGAGTCGCTCCCGCCTTTGGCTTTGCACCTCCCTGAGGTGGCGCTGGGCCTGTATGGTCGCTCGCAGTCGACGTGGTCGGCTTCGGTCCAGCTGGTTTCCCAGCCTTCCTTGACCGACCACGGACTTACGTGGCTTGGTGTGTGGCGGTCCCACCTTAGCAGCACCGCCCCCATGGGTGTGTGTGCTTGCGGAGGCCAAGGTCGACATCGCTGCCTTGGCTCCGCGTGTGAAGGAGGGTAGTTCCACGATTGTGGCCCCGCCCTCCCGTTGTTTGTGTTGTCGTTAGGTTCCGCTTGCGCAGACCCTAAAGACGTGTGAGTGGATGGACCCGCTTTCGCGGTTCCGCCCACCTGTAAGGTACCGTCAGGTTCCCATCTGGTCCCTGGGTTATGGACCTTTTTGTTCCATAGTTGGGTTTTTTGCTTCATCCGCCGCGCTCCCTACCCTCCATGGAGCCCGCAACATTGGGGATGTCGTGTACGACACCGGGGCTACGCAGCAGATATAGACGGTGCAGGTTAGGTTCCTTGCGCGACATCGGGAACTACAGATGACGGCTGATGATCGTGATCCATCCCAACCACCAGTGGTTCCGCCACCCTTGTTCCGTCAGCATGGCCGGTTCCCTTGCCCTCCCGGAGGACCCCACCCCGTCTCGCCAGCGTAATGCACCCAGCTCATCCGTGCAGTTACGCGTGTCCATTTCCCGCAGTGGCTAGCTGCGAGGCTACGTTTAGCCTGAAATCCAGACCAAAGAGGGCGTGTTGTCTCCCGAGGTAACCCCGACCCCGTTCGACTCAACCCCCAGGACTCCTTCATCCCTGCGCACGGCGATCAACTGCGCAGGACACACGCAGGTAGGCAGTGTTAAATCCACCGGGTCACCTACTATACCCGGCAGATGGCCTGTCATACTTAGCTACTGCGGTCCGGGGTAGATGGTATTATGCGACGCCCGTTACCGACCACAGTATTACCAGGGTGCGCGACCCACTCATTAGGTGATTACGGAGTGGGTTCGCCCCCAAGCCCGTACGTCGGCGAGCTGGGGCGACGTGGACGCGTATAACAGACTTGACAGGAACGAGCCAATAGCTCAGCGCCGCATACCCAAGCGTACTCATTCCGCCCTACACCCCTGACGGCGTGCTAAGCGCGTTGCCACATAGTGCGTACGTTGCCTTAAAattgatgatattttttttcggaGAAACCAACAGCTATATTTACagagtaaacttattttatagtatCAATAAAGCCAATTATAGGATCTCACAAGATTATGTATGATACAATATTtgtttcacttctcatgctcgtaaagttcgtgtttatgctggggctaggcgacataaaattactttttatgctctagtgcataaaataaaatcttcgctAAGACCAAGGAAATCAGGCACAGCAGACAGcaagccacaaacaaaaaagtttctatatattttttaaataatttttaatcactataaaactaaaaaaaaacaatcaaatttatcaagaaaactgaatatttataattatttagcattgcatgaaaaataaaaggtacctagtaagtaagtgaacaatgttttcacttttgttattttatctcgcaatcgaagtgaaaagcagagtgtaaaactcgagcattaaacccatattcccctcgacgtgtctatccacctacatgtggctacatgaacgtctcgggtaaaatggctcgttttatgctcttgttgtacaatctaccatTTACCTAGGGCCAATACTTCGCATTCTCATTTGCAAATCCTTGTTTGTTGGCAGTGCCGGCTTCCACAACATCCTGGTGCCGACTGTGGAGTTCATCCGCGTGCAGCTCATAGCCCTGGACATGCTGAAGGCCGGCTACGGCGTGCTGATCGGCGGGCCCACCGGCACGGGCAAGACTTTCCTCATACAGGGCACTCTGGCCAGCCTCGATCCCGTCAAGTAACATTCTTAATCCCACTAGTAAAAgtagcttttttgctgattgtacagtcgagttcataaacttgtgagctaaaatttgatcaaaaatatctgtagagtcgtgttcagatattttgataaaattattgctcacaagtttatgaactcgagtgtacttgcattgtcattcaaccaacatgtgtataccaaatttcatgccaatccgacactggaagtggatcaacaTTAACgcgcaagatttgacccaaaaaaacAGAGACAACAagaacaaacttttttaaattttttgttacttcgtattttgtcacgaataaatgatttctttcttcctttcttttcaAAACTGggcaaaaaaacaacaacaacaaacagggcCAAAAAACACAAcacccaacaacaacaacaatcaaGGCACTTGCCTaagtaaaagtttgtaaaaatctttaatttgtttattcagGTACAGCACACACAGTAATCAACATGTCCGCTCAGACGACGGCGGCTAACGTGCAGGATATAATCGAAGCCAGGCTCGAGAAACGGACCAAGGGCAACTATGTGCCGGCTGGAGGTAAGACCCTGTCTTACAACAAATAATCAGTGGGCACCGAAaagtgggacgtatagaggctgcgatgatgatgatgattcactcgtcccagcctatatacgtcctactgctacGCGCAAATGAAATGCTAGTTTGTAATCGCCCTGAAAAGAGGTTCGTTTTATCTGATTCCCTGTTCATCTGATGAGTCGATTCATTGTTAGTCTGTTTCCCCATTCGTCTGCTTCTATAGCTTAGTGTCCCAATATAAGTTATGCGTTTATGCCAAAGTTGCGTCAAGGGGAGAAGCGtctcagccacgcggaataggagcttcGCAGAGCGgagcttttaaaattaaattgacgACCGGGAAATGGACGAACAGAGACTAACTAGACGAACGGGAATTGGGCAAACAGAATGGGAATGTCTGAAATTTAGAAACGctagaaactttttatatcaataggaataacctttctaaattaacagaaaaaaaacagatttttaagtagcatcaattaatttaaaaactgaaAGAATTTTCTTTAGCGCCAAATTACAACAggccggtcggttacgggttgttttatagtccagaataaaaaacattaaataataatttatgggtctttgactcgatcgttttgacaggtgacactctttgccgggccgaataatactgacatggaaataccgactctgTTTTTCATGTTCACACCTATGGGTGAGAAGCTCTGTCAGTTTCtatatgggcgtgtacatgataAACAGGGATCGGTAAAGAGtgtcaaaacgaacgagtcaaagacacattttttatttttttgttctgggTGGTAAAGAATACTCTTTCATTTGttgaaattaattgatgctgcttaaaaatctgatatatttttctgttaattaggaaggttattcctattgataaaaaaagtttcaagcgtttgtaaaattttcagacactccccattttttttattttttttattcgactggatggcaaacgagcaagtaggtctcctgatggtaagagatcaccacctcccactaacatctgcaacaccaggggtattgcagacgcgttgccaacctagaggcctaagatgggatacctcacgtgccagaaatttcaccggctgtcttactctccacgccgaaacacaacaaccATTGAAGGAAGCTTGTAAAGTAGTAGTTTTCGGTCAGGCAAGAAGATGATAGCGTTCATGGACGACATCAATATGCCGGTGCGCGACGCGTACGGCTCGCAGCCGCCGCTCGAGCTGGTGCGCCTCTGGCACGACTACGGCTACTGGTTCGACCGCAACAAGCAGTGGCGGAAAAACGTCAAGGTACGCGTACAGCGCTCGCCGTcccggaatcttccatagtcaACAGCTGAGCAGAGAtgaccctacacttcagtctactcgtgaccacggccactgcaatgtagtcgaaacgtcgaggtaaatattactcgtgtgtcgtgataagtcctgttttaTGGTCCAGTACGGGTTCGGGCGAAACGTTTTTCCCAAATGTCTCTTTTGCCTAATTGTTTCATTTTCCGTGGAAAGATGAGATTAACACGTTGCCTGCCATGAGCATCATCGGTGAgatcactaaggggctgtttcaccatccattgattagtgttaactgacggttaaatgtgatgcggtctctctttgttttgtttgaatagacagagacggcatcacatttaaccgtcagttaacactaatca
This sequence is a window from Choristoneura fumiferana chromosome 10, NRCan_CFum_1, whole genome shotgun sequence. Protein-coding genes within it:
- the LOC141431694 gene encoding dynein axonemal heavy chain 2-like, whose translation is MSAQTTAANVQDIIEARLEKRTKGNYVPAGGKKMIAFMDDINMPVRDAYGSQPPLELVRLWHDYGYWFDRNKQWRKNVKDMVLCGAAGPPGGARSPLPPRLLSCFHAFYLTPPTYQQLIKIFGTMLGQHLQDFDEETKGARSS